One part of the Arabidopsis thaliana chromosome 1 sequence genome encodes these proteins:
- the emb1473 gene encoding Ribosomal protein L13 family protein (embryo defective 1473 (emb1473); FUNCTIONS IN: structural constituent of ribosome; INVOLVED IN: translation, embryo development ending in seed dormancy; LOCATED IN: thylakoid, ribosome, chloroplast, chloroplast stroma; EXPRESSED IN: 23 plant structures; EXPRESSED DURING: 13 growth stages; CONTAINS InterPro DOMAIN/s: Ribosomal protein L13, bacterial-type (InterPro:IPR005823), Ribosomal protein L13 (InterPro:IPR005822); BEST Arabidopsis thaliana protein match is: Ribosomal protein L13 family protein (TAIR:AT3G01790.2); Has 8725 Blast hits to 8725 proteins in 2839 species: Archae - 248; Bacteria - 5258; Metazoa - 358; Fungi - 293; Plants - 251; Viruses - 0; Other Eukaryotes - 2317 (source: NCBI BLink).) encodes MAVLCSSSTVILSSSSVKSSGSERKSPFLGFSLTAISKPSVRVGIYANSKRGLQVKCEAEPTTTTSLVPANQRWMFDEEEANGPDIWNTTWYPKASDHVNTDKPWFVVDATDKILGRLASTIANHIRGKNLASYTPSVDMGAFVIVVNAEKVAVSGKKRNQKLYRRHSGRPGGMTVETFDQLQQRIPERIVEHAVRGMLPKGRLGRALFNHLKVYKGPDHPHEAQKPLDLPIRDKRIQLQK; translated from the exons atggcgGTTCTTTGCTCGTCTTCGACGGTgatactctcttcttcttccgtgAAATCCTCCGGAAGTGAGAGAAAGTCTCCGTTTTTAGGGTTCTCTTTAACGGCTATCTCGAAGCCGTCGGTACGAGTCGGCATTTATGCGAATTCGAAAAGAGGATTGCAAGTGAAGTGTGAAGCTGAGCCGACGACGACGACTTCTCTTGTTCCGGCGAATCAACGATGGATGttcgacgaagaagaagctaatggCCCT GACATCTGGAACACGACATGGTATCCAAAAGCTTCAGACCATGTGAACACGGACAAGCCCTGGTTTGTGGTTGATGCAACTGACAAAATTCTTGGTAGATTGGCATCGACAATTGCTAATCACATCCGTGGGAAGAATCTTGCCTCTTACACTCCTAGTGTCGACATGGGAGCTTTTGTGATTGTG GTGAATGCTGAGAAAGTTGCTGTATCTGGAAAGAAGCGTAACCAAAAGCTGTACAGGAGGCATTCAGGACGACCTGGTGGTATGACAGTAGAGACATTTGATCAATTGCAGCAGAGAATTCCTGAAAGAATCGTTGAGCATGCTGTTCGTGGAATGCTTCCAAAGGGACGG CTTGGGAGAGCTCTGTTCAATCACCTGAAGGTGTACAAAGGCCCTGACCATCCTCACGAGGCCCAGAAACCGCTTGATCTGCCTATCAGGGACAAGAGAATACAGCTGCAAAAATAG
- a CDS encoding B3 domain protein (BEST Arabidopsis thaliana protein match is: AP2/B3-like transcriptional factor family protein (TAIR:AT2G33720.1); Has 92 Blast hits to 55 proteins in 5 species: Archae - 0; Bacteria - 0; Metazoa - 0; Fungi - 0; Plants - 92; Viruses - 0; Other Eukaryotes - 0 (source: NCBI BLink).) produces the protein MAEEQREISHENNVSLGSAETAIPLTNVSISPTKKEEQKTVYLVLFGRTIYVESSSLESEETVMPIVDVPKSPAKEDLTTHCSLDAESSEKGFPVDPYMGILGNNPNINSNVTCAGNKDLTEDIIKFKKMRSLSKEKIVEEKGTRVLTELPPYTWTIKKTLKESDINHQCRLLLNTTDAENHIMRHLPTDDQKKIQEGIGVDVKAYDHDTYTEHDMVFKRHVKTSKSYVFNGGWAKAFVGRRELKEGDKIGLFWGNVDSRIHFSVLERKIPN, from the coding sequence ATGGCCGAAGAACAGCGAGAGATTTCTCATGAGAACAACGTTTCCTTGGGATCCGCGGAAACAGCAATACCTCTCACCAACGTTTCTATATCTCCGACGAagaaggaagaacaaaaaactgTATACCTGGTCCTGTTCGGAAGAACAATTTATGTGGAGTCCTCTTCTTTGGAATCCGAGGAAACGGTGATGCCTATTGTCGACGTTCCTAAATCTCCGGCGAAGGAAGACTTGACGACTCATTGCTCGTTAGACGCGGAATCCTCGGAGAAAGGCTTCCCCGTAGATCCCTATATGGGGATTTTAGGAAACAACCCTAATATTAATTCCAATGTTACTTGTGCAGGAAACAAAGATTTAACTGAagatattataaagtttaagaAGATGAGATCTCTTTCGAAAGAGAAAATAGTAGAGGAGAAGGGAACCAGAGTCTTGACGGAACTACCTCCCTACACATGGACCATCAAGAAGACACTGAAGGAAAGTGATATCAATCATCAATGCCGACTTTTGCTGAACACAACCGATGCCGAGAACCACATCATGAGACATCTCCCTACAGATgaccaaaagaaaatccaagaaGGCATTGGAGTCGATGTTAAAGCGTACGACCACGACACGTACACTGAGCACGATATGGTTTTCAAGAGACAcgtcaaaacatcaaaaagcTATGTTTTCAACGGTGGCTGGGCTAAAGCGTTTGTTGGGAGGAGAGAATTGAAGGAAGGAGACAAGATTGGACTCTTTTGGGGTAATGTTGACTCTAGAATCCACTTTAGTGTGCTTGAGAGAAAAATCCCTAACTAG
- a CDS encoding B3 domain protein, whose product MPLFVLSKSSAKKSQTFMSQEQQGTSPLNTDEALKSHHSFSQNPNYIESNLSRRYQTNFSLGSQRISGQFLMIPNPGFVDTSSMTNTHDTSLANFQTVPTTTNPKIILKEEKENEEEQQYWTIKKELTKSDACQRLTLSKSSVEEHILKHLLPEDSQKIDKGKPGITVKVYDNDTDTEHELCLAFQCSYVLKNGWVKTFVKRRGLEEGDMIGLFWECSTSKLHFSVLFRVNAKAPAAEEKEAY is encoded by the exons ATGCCTCTCTTCGTCCTCTCTAAATCCTCAGCAAAGAAGAGTCAGACGTTTATGAGCCAAGAGCAGCAGGGGACGTCTCCGTTGAACACAGACGAAGCCTTAAAGAGTCATCATAGCTTCTCGCAGAACCCAAATTACATCGAAA GTAATCTGTCTAGAAGATACCAGACTAACTTTTCGCTTGGCTCACAAAGAATCTCTGGGCAGTTTTTGATGATCCCTAATCCTGGATTTGTCGACACAAGTTCGATGACAAATACTCACGATACCAGTCTAGCAAATTTTCAGACTGTGCCTACAACTACCAATCCAAAGATTATCttgaaagaggaaaaagaaaatgaggaGGAGCAACAGTACTGGACCATCAAGAAGGAACTGACCAAGAGCGATGCTTGCCAACGGCTTACTCTGTCAAAAAGCTCTGTTGAGGAGCACATTCTCAAGCATCTCCTTCCAGAAGATTCCCAAAAGATAGACAAAGGCAAGCCCGGAATCACGGTTAAGGTATACGACAACGATACTGACACTGAGCACGAGCTATGTCTAGCATTCCAGTGTAGCTATGTTCTAAAGAATGGTTGGGTGAAAACATTTGTCAAAAGGAGAGGGTTGGAGGAAGGAGACATGATTGGTCTCTTCTGGGAATGCTCTACTTCTAAGCTTCATTTTAGTGTGCTTTTTCGTGTAAATGCAAAAGCTCCTGcagcagaagaaaaagaagcttattAA